A region from the Oculatellaceae cyanobacterium genome encodes:
- a CDS encoding DinB family protein: MNTINYFQRLSQYNQWMNERIYIVCESLSDEIRKADRGAFFGSIHGTLNHILLADKVWLGRFQHQPFEVQSLDQELYPEFLELRQTRVDTDRQIEAWVNFLTDEQLAAPFKFTSIVQARECVFPLWHLAMHFFNHQTHHRGQITTLLTQCGEEPGLTDLLCLPGAELTNNF; this comes from the coding sequence ATGAATACAATTAACTACTTTCAACGTCTATCTCAGTACAATCAATGGATGAACGAGCGGATATATATAGTGTGCGAATCACTTAGTGATGAAATTCGCAAAGCAGATCGCGGTGCTTTTTTTGGTTCTATTCACGGAACTCTTAACCATATATTATTAGCGGACAAAGTTTGGTTAGGAAGATTCCAACATCAACCGTTTGAAGTTCAATCTTTAGACCAAGAACTTTATCCTGAATTTTTAGAATTACGTCAAACTCGTGTTGATACTGATCGACAAATTGAAGCTTGGGTTAATTTTCTAACTGATGAACAGCTAGCTGCACCGTTCAAATTTACTAGCATTGTTCAAGCTAGGGAATGCGTCTTTCCGTTATGGCATTTAGCTATGCACTTTTTCAACCATCAAACCCATCATCGAGGACAAATCACAACGTTACTGACTCAATGTGGTGAAGAACCAGGACTAACAGATTTACTGTGTTTACCAGGAGCAGAGTTAACCAATAATTTTTGA
- a CDS encoding superoxide dismutase, protein MAFEQPPLPYDFKALEPHMSAKTFEFHYGKHHAAYVTNLNKLVQDTEMADKSLEEVIKASFGDSSKTGIFNNAAQVWNHTFFWNCMKPNGGGQPTGELADKINTAFGSFEKFQEEFKNAAVTQFGSGWAWLVKDGDTLKITKTPNAENPLAHGQTALLTVDVWEHAYYLDYQNRRPDFVQTVLDNLINWDFVTQNLSA, encoded by the coding sequence ATGGCTTTTGAACAACCACCCTTACCATACGACTTTAAAGCTCTAGAGCCGCATATGTCGGCAAAAACCTTTGAGTTCCATTACGGCAAGCACCATGCGGCTTACGTGACAAACCTCAACAAATTGGTACAAGATACCGAAATGGCAGACAAGTCGCTTGAGGAAGTGATTAAGGCAAGCTTCGGTGATTCGTCCAAAACTGGTATTTTCAACAACGCCGCCCAAGTTTGGAACCACACCTTTTTCTGGAATTGCATGAAGCCAAATGGTGGTGGACAACCAACTGGTGAGTTAGCAGATAAAATCAACACTGCTTTTGGTAGCTTCGAGAAATTTCAAGAAGAGTTCAAAAACGCTGCTGTTACCCAATTTGGTAGCGGTTGGGCTTGGCTAGTTAAAGATGGTGATACCCTCAAAATCACCAAAACCCCTAACGCAGAAAATCCCCTAGCTCATGGGCAAACTGCACTATTAACAGTTGATGTTTGGGAACACGCTTATTATCTTGACTACCAAAATCGTCGTCCCGACTTCGTACAAACTGTACTAGACAACTTGATTAACTGGGATTTCGTTACCCAAAATCTGTCTGCATAA
- the ppk1 gene encoding polyphosphate kinase 1, which translates to MTKSKHIVETEIDLFDPQYYFSRELSWLEFNNRVLHEAIDPRTPLLERLKFMSIFSSNLDEFFMVRVAALKEQVAAKVSKLPPDGRTPAEQIEMISLRLRPMLMQQYQHFEQALRPQMAAYGIHLLDYMDLSQEQRIYLQTYYDEQIFPVLTPLAVDPSHPFPHISNLSLNLAVVVKDSETGEEFFARVKVPKVLPRFVPLPEDLRVRSKERRAIWAGVPLEQVIAHNLESLFPGMNIQEYYTFRVTRNADLTVEEDEADDLLLAIEQELHKRRMGGSTVRIEVQASMPDTVRVMLRRELELKDRDVYQVDGLLGLVDLISFMELPLPELKDPGWTPVVPPRLRKIPEPEAGNFQFDAEDDEDFFAVIRTGDLLVHHPYHCFSSTVQRFIACAAYDPNVLAIKMTLYRTSGDSPILAALIKAAENGKQVAVLVELKARFDEANNINWARKLEQAGIHVVYGLVGLKTHTKVVLVVRREQDRIRRYVHVGTGNYNPKTARFYTDFGLFSCREDLGADLTDLFNYLTGYSRQKSYRKLLVSPVNCRDRFLALIQREIDNCRNGSSGRIVAKMNALVDQTLIAKLYEASRAGVKTDLIVRGMCSLRPGVEGISENIRVISIIGRFLEHSRIFYFYNGGKEEVYIGSADWMPRNLDRRVEAIAPVDDPEIAKDVQEFLGIMLADNRQAWDLQPDGRYIQRHPGEKSHEQNTQKILMEMAQQSGGAI; encoded by the coding sequence ATGACTAAATCTAAACATATAGTAGAAACTGAAATTGATCTTTTCGACCCACAATATTACTTCAGCCGAGAACTAAGTTGGTTGGAATTTAATAACCGTGTGCTGCATGAAGCAATTGACCCCCGCACACCGCTATTAGAACGACTGAAATTTATGTCTATCTTCAGTTCTAATTTAGATGAATTTTTTATGGTGCGCGTTGCTGCTTTGAAGGAACAGGTAGCAGCGAAGGTAAGTAAGTTACCACCGGATGGGCGTACTCCCGCAGAACAAATAGAGATGATTAGCTTACGGCTGCGTCCGATGTTGATGCAACAGTATCAGCATTTTGAGCAAGCATTACGGCCGCAAATGGCGGCTTATGGCATCCATCTGCTTGACTATATGGATTTAAGTCAGGAACAGCGGATTTATTTACAAACATATTATGATGAGCAGATTTTTCCAGTCTTGACACCGTTAGCTGTTGATCCTAGCCATCCGTTTCCTCATATTTCTAACCTCAGCTTAAATTTGGCAGTGGTAGTAAAAGATTCCGAAACTGGGGAAGAATTTTTTGCTCGTGTAAAAGTACCGAAAGTTTTGCCTCGGTTTGTGCCTTTACCAGAAGATTTGCGGGTACGAAGTAAGGAACGGCGGGCTATTTGGGCAGGTGTTCCTTTGGAACAAGTGATTGCTCATAACCTGGAGTCTTTATTTCCAGGGATGAATATTCAGGAATATTACACTTTTCGGGTGACTCGCAATGCTGACTTGACTGTAGAGGAAGATGAAGCTGATGATTTGCTGTTGGCAATTGAGCAGGAACTACACAAACGACGCATGGGTGGTTCAACTGTACGGATAGAAGTGCAAGCATCTATGCCGGATACAGTGCGAGTAATGTTGAGGCGCGAGTTGGAATTAAAGGATCGTGATGTTTATCAGGTAGACGGGCTGCTAGGGCTGGTAGATTTAATATCTTTTATGGAATTGCCTTTGCCTGAATTAAAAGATCCAGGGTGGACACCAGTAGTGCCGCCACGCTTGCGTAAAATTCCTGAACCTGAAGCAGGAAATTTTCAGTTTGATGCTGAGGATGATGAAGATTTTTTTGCTGTGATTCGCACCGGAGATTTACTCGTACATCACCCTTATCATTGTTTTAGCTCAACTGTACAACGCTTTATCGCCTGTGCTGCTTATGATCCAAATGTGCTGGCGATTAAGATGACGTTGTATCGGACTTCTGGTGATTCACCGATTTTAGCTGCGCTAATTAAGGCGGCAGAAAATGGTAAACAGGTGGCGGTGTTAGTGGAGTTAAAGGCGCGTTTTGATGAAGCAAATAATATTAATTGGGCGCGGAAGTTAGAACAAGCGGGAATTCATGTAGTTTATGGTTTGGTGGGTTTGAAGACACACACCAAAGTTGTGTTGGTGGTGCGTCGGGAACAAGACCGTATTCGGCGTTATGTTCATGTTGGTACGGGTAACTATAATCCGAAGACGGCGCGATTTTATACTGATTTCGGATTATTTAGTTGCCGAGAAGATTTAGGTGCAGATCTCACTGATTTATTTAATTATTTAACGGGTTATTCCAGGCAGAAATCTTATCGTAAGTTGTTGGTGTCGCCTGTGAATTGTCGCGATCGCTTTTTAGCTTTAATTCAACGTGAGATTGACAATTGCCGCAATGGTAGTAGTGGTCGAATTGTGGCGAAAATGAATGCTTTGGTTGATCAGACGTTAATTGCCAAGCTATATGAAGCCTCACGCGCTGGGGTAAAAACTGACTTAATTGTGCGTGGGATGTGTTCTTTACGTCCAGGTGTTGAAGGTATTAGTGAAAATATTCGGGTAATCAGTATTATTGGGCGGTTTTTAGAACACTCACGTATTTTTTACTTTTATAACGGGGGTAAGGAGGAAGTTTATATTGGTAGTGCGGATTGGATGCCACGTAATTTAGATCGTAGGGTAGAAGCGATCGCACCTGTTGATGATCCAGAAATTGCCAAAGATGTGCAAGAATTTTTGGGAATTATGCTGGCAGATAATCGTCAAGCTTGGGATTTACAACCGGATGGGCGTTATATTCAACGTCATCCAGGTGAAAAGTCTCATGAGCAGAATACCCAAAAAATATTGATGGAAATGGCACAGCAATCAGGCGGGGCAATTTAG
- a CDS encoding CU044_2847 family protein, giving the protein MSEVQLYFEADDNIEQVDLDFTVIEKNPDLEVEESDEGIAGMGLQTDAINKMQQARQMMRAYTAYALSAFKDFSEAEIEEVTLKFGLKLGGKAGIPYITEGTAESNLEIQVTCKFSEKQKPSQQ; this is encoded by the coding sequence ATGTCAGAGGTGCAACTTTATTTTGAAGCTGATGATAATATCGAACAAGTCGATCTTGACTTCACAGTAATTGAAAAAAATCCCGATCTAGAAGTGGAGGAGTCAGACGAAGGCATAGCAGGTATGGGTTTGCAAACAGATGCCATCAATAAAATGCAGCAAGCTCGACAGATGATGCGAGCTTATACTGCTTACGCCCTCAGCGCATTTAAAGATTTTTCTGAAGCAGAAATTGAAGAAGTAACACTCAAATTTGGTCTTAAGCTAGGTGGAAAAGCTGGCATTCCTTACATTACTGAAGGCACAGCAGAAAGTAATTTGGAAATTCAAGTAACTTGTAAGTTTTCTGAAAAACAAAAACCTAGCCAACAGTAA